The following proteins are encoded in a genomic region of Comamonas resistens:
- the dapD gene encoding 2,3,4,5-tetrahydropyridine-2,6-dicarboxylate N-succinyltransferase, which produces MTQQLQSIIDNAWDNRANLSPSAAPKEVVDAVEHVIAELNDGKLRVASRAGVGQWTVHQWLKKAVLLSFRLKDNALINGGALNFFDKVPTKFEGMSEAEIAATGVRVVPPAVARRGSFIAKGAILMPSYVNIGAYVDEGTMVDTWATVGSCAQVGKNVHLSGGVGLGGVLEPLQANPTIIEDNCFIGARSEVVEGVIVEENSVLGMGVYIGQSTPLFNRETGEITYGRVPSGSVVVSGNIPKQTKDGKDYSMYAAIIVKRVDAQTRSKTSINDLLRD; this is translated from the coding sequence ATGACGCAACAACTGCAATCCATCATCGACAACGCCTGGGACAACCGTGCCAATCTCTCGCCCTCCGCTGCCCCCAAGGAAGTGGTGGATGCCGTGGAGCATGTGATTGCCGAACTCAACGACGGCAAGCTGCGCGTGGCCAGCCGCGCCGGCGTGGGCCAGTGGACCGTGCACCAGTGGCTCAAGAAAGCCGTGCTGCTGTCCTTCCGTCTCAAGGACAACGCCCTGATCAACGGTGGCGCGCTGAACTTCTTTGACAAGGTGCCCACCAAGTTCGAAGGCATGAGCGAAGCCGAGATCGCCGCCACCGGCGTGCGCGTGGTGCCTCCTGCCGTGGCCCGCCGCGGCTCCTTCATTGCCAAGGGCGCCATCCTCATGCCCTCCTACGTGAACATCGGCGCCTATGTGGACGAAGGCACCATGGTCGACACCTGGGCCACCGTGGGCTCCTGCGCTCAAGTGGGCAAGAACGTCCACCTGTCGGGCGGCGTGGGCCTGGGCGGCGTGCTCGAGCCCCTGCAAGCCAACCCCACCATCATTGAAGACAACTGCTTCATCGGCGCCCGCTCCGAGGTGGTCGAAGGCGTGATCGTCGAGGAAAACTCCGTGCTGGGCATGGGCGTGTACATCGGCCAGTCCACTCCTCTGTTCAACCGCGAAACCGGCGAAATCACATACGGTCGCGTGCCCAGCGGCTCGGTGGTGGTCAGCGGCAACATCCCCAAGCAGACCAAGGATGGCAAGGACTACAGCATGTACGCCGCCATCATCGTCAAGCGCGTGGATGCCCAGACCCGCTCCAAGACCAGCATCAACGACCTGCTGCGCGACTGA
- a CDS encoding methyl-accepting chemotaxis protein, protein MQQQIVSSDKGDPRLSRAISPVAALTGLPWLLAGPLVMLAPLDRGLQLGWLPVWGLGMLLWGHWFYRRWQARWLELQQALEQVAHGDLRLAAVPDNAANLTQGMVQALSGMVADVRSNAALVAQAGQSLIGEHQALAERTEAQASNLTQTVVSVEQLTTAVQNNVDVARAAHAQAHGVRAAADQGAAAMEHAVHSVESIERNAGRMREIIGVIDGIAFQTNILALNAAVEAARAGEQGRGFAVVASEVRSLAQRSGEAAKEIRQLIGETVEQVTQSVQLLRDAGQEINGVTRAIHDVVSHMGVLSDSASSQSTGLQEITNAVRQIDDITQHNAQMVGHALQQAQALQLRAQALSGTVERFRLQQGTAEEAVALVDAALRLLNGGHSQSQVLHSISDPLQPYHDRDMYVFALNAQGEYRAFGGNPEKVGVRVQDVPGIRGEQLIADIIAQAESCPGWVEYDYINPSTQKVQTKMSYVCKHNGLYWGCGVYKSLAAV, encoded by the coding sequence ATGCAGCAACAGATCGTCAGTTCAGACAAGGGAGATCCCCGTTTATCGCGTGCCATTAGCCCCGTGGCTGCCCTCACAGGCCTGCCGTGGCTGCTGGCAGGGCCCTTGGTCATGCTGGCTCCATTGGACCGAGGGCTGCAGCTGGGCTGGTTGCCGGTCTGGGGTCTGGGCATGCTGCTGTGGGGACATTGGTTCTACAGGCGCTGGCAGGCGCGTTGGCTGGAGTTGCAACAGGCCCTGGAGCAGGTCGCGCATGGTGACCTGAGGCTGGCCGCAGTTCCGGACAATGCCGCGAATCTGACCCAAGGCATGGTGCAAGCGCTGTCCGGCATGGTGGCCGATGTGCGCAGCAATGCGGCGCTGGTGGCGCAGGCCGGACAGAGCCTGATCGGAGAACACCAGGCCTTGGCCGAGCGTACCGAGGCTCAGGCCAGCAATCTGACTCAGACCGTGGTCAGCGTGGAGCAACTGACCACTGCCGTACAGAACAATGTGGATGTGGCGCGGGCTGCACATGCCCAGGCGCATGGTGTGCGTGCAGCGGCGGACCAGGGCGCAGCGGCCATGGAGCATGCCGTGCATTCGGTGGAATCCATAGAGCGCAACGCCGGGCGCATGCGCGAGATCATCGGTGTCATTGATGGTATTGCGTTTCAGACCAATATCCTGGCGCTGAACGCTGCCGTGGAAGCGGCCCGGGCGGGCGAGCAAGGCAGGGGGTTTGCCGTGGTGGCCAGCGAGGTGCGCTCTCTGGCCCAGCGCAGCGGTGAAGCCGCCAAGGAAATCCGCCAGCTGATTGGCGAGACCGTGGAGCAGGTGACCCAGAGCGTGCAACTGCTGCGCGATGCGGGCCAGGAGATCAACGGCGTGACGCGTGCCATTCATGATGTGGTCTCCCATATGGGGGTGCTGTCCGATTCGGCCAGCAGCCAGAGCACGGGCCTGCAGGAAATCACGAATGCAGTGCGCCAGATCGATGACATCACACAACACAATGCCCAGATGGTGGGCCATGCATTGCAACAGGCCCAGGCCTTGCAGTTGCGTGCGCAGGCTCTGTCGGGAACGGTCGAGCGGTTCCGGCTGCAGCAAGGCACGGCCGAGGAGGCGGTAGCCCTGGTCGATGCAGCCCTGCGCTTGCTCAATGGAGGACACAGCCAGAGTCAGGTGCTGCACTCCATCAGCGACCCCCTGCAGCCTTATCACGACCGCGATATGTATGTGTTTGCGCTCAACGCTCAGGGAGAATATCGGGCCTTTGGTGGCAATCCCGAAAAAGTCGGCGTGCGCGTGCAGGATGTGCCTGGCATTCGAGGCGAGCAGTTGATTGCCGACATCATTGCCCAGGCGGAGTCCTGCCCGGGCTGGGTGGAGTACGACTACATCAACCCCAGCACACAGAAAGTGCAGACCAAGATGTCCTATGTCTGCAAGCACAACGGGCTGTATTGGGGCTGCGGCGTCTACAAGAGTCTGGCGGCTGTCTGA
- the rsxB gene encoding electron transport complex subunit RsxB, whose protein sequence is MSAASSLQALAANIDAALPQTQCTRCGYPDCAAYAGAIARGEAPINQCPPGGQEGIRRLAAITRQPEIPLSAEHGVESWRSLAVVDEAWCIGCTLCIKACPTDAILGANKRMHTVIAEHCTGCELCIPVCPVDCIELINASGSATGWNAWSTEQAQHARGRYALHHQRTGRKANAPVRTTAQEPAAEAATESTEQPQSSAAMDKKAMLASIMAKARAQRTEQKS, encoded by the coding sequence ATGTCCGCAGCCTCTTCGCTTCAAGCACTGGCTGCGAACATTGATGCAGCCTTGCCCCAGACTCAGTGCACACGCTGCGGTTATCCCGACTGCGCGGCCTATGCAGGGGCAATTGCTCGTGGTGAAGCGCCTATCAATCAATGCCCTCCCGGAGGCCAGGAGGGCATTCGTCGTCTTGCCGCCATTACCCGCCAGCCCGAAATTCCACTGAGTGCAGAACATGGCGTGGAATCCTGGCGCAGCCTTGCTGTGGTCGATGAGGCCTGGTGCATAGGCTGCACGCTGTGCATCAAGGCCTGCCCTACCGATGCCATCCTGGGCGCCAACAAACGCATGCATACCGTGATCGCAGAGCACTGCACAGGCTGCGAACTGTGCATTCCCGTCTGCCCCGTGGACTGCATCGAGCTGATCAATGCCAGTGGCAGCGCAACGGGCTGGAACGCCTGGAGCACCGAACAAGCCCAGCATGCGCGTGGCCGTTATGCCCTGCACCATCAGCGAACCGGCCGCAAGGCCAATGCTCCCGTCCGCACCACGGCACAGGAGCCGGCTGCCGAAGCTGCGACTGAAAGCACGGAGCAGCCTCAATCCTCTGCTGCCATGGACAAGAAAGCCATGCTGGCCTCCATCATGGCTAAGGCCAGAGCGCAGCGCACAGAACAAAAATCATGA
- the prmB gene encoding 50S ribosomal protein L3 N(5)-glutamine methyltransferase: protein MNASHPHAVSGNTIAELIASGAQALTQAQVAFGHGTATAEDEAAWLVLWKLGLPLDSELTPGAPDSVSNQPVTQSSQAQVATLFEERIRTRKPAAYLTNEAWLVGVPFYIDERSIVPRSFIAELLADGSIDDWLSDQTTQVLDLCTGNGSLACLAAMAYPEVQVTGADLSPDALAVARINVDKHGLQERVRLLESNGMTQVPGPWDLVLCNPPYVNADSMRKLPAEYLAEPELALAGGEDGMDFIRQLLADLPSRLNKDAVVILEIGNEKPFFEAAFPDLPVFWLDTSSGDEQVLLITEETLRQWSEGHTAGLKL, encoded by the coding sequence ATGAACGCAAGCCATCCCCATGCCGTCAGCGGCAACACCATCGCCGAACTGATTGCCAGCGGCGCTCAGGCGCTGACCCAGGCCCAGGTCGCTTTTGGCCATGGCACGGCCACCGCCGAAGACGAGGCCGCCTGGCTGGTTCTGTGGAAGCTGGGTCTGCCCCTGGACAGCGAACTCACGCCTGGCGCACCAGATTCCGTATCAAATCAGCCTGTAACGCAATCCAGCCAAGCGCAAGTAGCTACTCTTTTTGAAGAACGCATCCGTACGCGCAAGCCCGCCGCCTATCTGACGAATGAAGCCTGGCTGGTTGGCGTGCCCTTCTATATCGACGAACGCTCCATCGTGCCGCGCAGCTTTATCGCCGAGCTGCTGGCCGACGGCAGCATCGACGACTGGCTCTCGGACCAGACCACGCAGGTGCTGGACCTCTGTACCGGCAATGGCTCTTTGGCCTGCCTGGCTGCCATGGCCTATCCCGAGGTACAGGTCACCGGCGCCGACCTCTCGCCCGACGCCCTGGCCGTGGCCCGCATCAACGTCGACAAGCACGGCCTGCAGGAGCGGGTGCGCCTGCTGGAAAGCAACGGCATGACCCAAGTGCCCGGCCCCTGGGATCTGGTGCTGTGCAACCCGCCCTATGTGAACGCCGACAGCATGCGCAAGCTGCCTGCCGAATACCTGGCAGAGCCCGAGCTGGCTCTGGCTGGCGGTGAGGATGGCATGGATTTCATCCGCCAATTGCTTGCAGACCTGCCATCACGCCTGAACAAGGACGCGGTGGTGATACTGGAAATCGGCAACGAAAAGCCATTTTTCGAGGCGGCCTTCCCCGATCTGCCCGTGTTCTGGCTGGATACCAGTTCCGGCGACGAGCAGGTGCTGCTGATTACGGAGGAGACGCTACGCCAATGGTCCGAGGGCCATACGGCGGGGCTGAAGCTTTAA
- a CDS encoding PilT/PilU family type 4a pilus ATPase, which produces MSNMEKILRLMAEKKASDIYLSARAPVLIKINGICVPINQQELPPEAPLALLSEVVSPKAIEELKQTGELNIAIPLSGLGRFRISAMRQRGSYAVVVRYISQQIPKRDTLNLPPVLSNLVMEKRGLVLVVGATGSGKSTSLASMIDERNEKLSGHILTVEDPIEFQFRSKRSIVNQREVGTDTESLQVALKNALRQAPDVILIGEIRDRETMSAALAYAQSGHLCLATLHANNSYHTLNRILSFFPEEVRPSMLGELAASLKAVISQRLVRSVDGTRVPAVEVMLNTKLISDMILRGDFGGVKESMEKSMAEGSQTFEEALAALVRNGTIERSEALAYADSPTNLMWRMDNDLSHANAKRAPEVTDVLLPGEDDMPSFTEITLDVRPA; this is translated from the coding sequence ATGAGCAATATGGAAAAAATTCTGCGTCTGATGGCCGAGAAAAAGGCTTCGGACATTTATCTGTCGGCCCGTGCCCCCGTGCTGATCAAGATCAATGGCATCTGCGTCCCCATCAACCAGCAGGAATTGCCGCCCGAAGCACCGCTGGCCCTGCTGTCTGAAGTCGTCAGCCCCAAGGCCATCGAAGAGCTCAAGCAAACGGGTGAACTCAATATCGCCATCCCGCTGAGCGGACTTGGCCGCTTTCGTATCAGCGCCATGCGCCAGCGTGGCAGCTATGCGGTGGTGGTGCGTTACATCTCCCAGCAGATTCCCAAGCGCGACACACTGAACCTGCCGCCCGTGCTCAGCAATCTGGTCATGGAAAAGCGCGGCCTGGTGCTGGTGGTGGGCGCCACGGGATCGGGCAAGAGCACCTCGCTGGCCTCCATGATCGATGAGCGCAATGAAAAGCTCAGCGGCCACATTCTGACGGTGGAAGATCCCATCGAATTCCAGTTCCGCAGCAAGCGCTCCATCGTCAACCAGCGCGAGGTGGGCACCGATACCGAGTCCCTGCAGGTCGCCCTCAAGAATGCTCTGCGCCAGGCACCGGACGTGATTCTGATCGGCGAAATCCGTGACCGCGAAACCATGTCTGCCGCTCTGGCCTATGCCCAGTCCGGCCATCTGTGCCTGGCCACGCTGCACGCCAACAACAGCTACCACACGCTCAACCGCATCCTGTCCTTCTTCCCCGAGGAGGTTCGGCCCAGCATGCTGGGCGAGCTGGCAGCCTCGCTCAAGGCCGTGATCTCCCAGCGTCTGGTGCGCAGCGTCGACGGCACACGCGTGCCGGCCGTGGAAGTCATGCTCAACACCAAACTCATCAGCGACATGATCTTGCGCGGCGACTTTGGCGGCGTGAAGGAATCCATGGAGAAATCCATGGCCGAAGGCTCTCAAACTTTTGAAGAAGCCCTGGCCGCGTTGGTGCGCAATGGCACAATTGAGCGCAGTGAAGCGCTGGCCTATGCCGACTCGCCCACCAATCTGATGTGGCGTATGGATAATGACCTCAGCCATGCCAACGCCAAGCGTGCACCCGAAGTGACCGATGTGCTGCTGCCCGGTGAAGACGATATGCCGTCGTTCACCGAAATCACCCTTGATGTCAGACCTGCCTGA
- a CDS encoding ferritin-like domain-containing protein produces the protein MQQHVSLSSHPTTQGRNGSAHWRIEDIDFSAIDRSAIEHNEDLFFLLMSASFIETGSDTYASNLAEHYAAYPEIATWLKEHWEAEELQHGRALRAYVETVWPDFPWQQAYDSFFAEYSKICTMEELYPDQRLEMVARCVVETGTTAYYHTLRELSGEPVLSQLLGNIRNDEVSHFKHFLKYFKELQDESPVGRARIAKALYGRLKELRESDSDIALRHVWAHKGRYFADSATTFDDMARHIYELVSRRLPADLAVRMLLKPMLLPSKVEGLIRTPISRIATHMMSY, from the coding sequence ATGCAGCAACACGTGTCCCTCTCTTCACATCCAACCACCCAAGGCAGAAACGGCTCTGCCCATTGGCGCATTGAAGACATAGACTTCTCTGCCATCGATCGCAGCGCCATAGAGCACAACGAAGACCTGTTCTTTCTGCTGATGAGCGCGTCCTTCATCGAGACCGGCTCGGATACCTATGCCTCCAATCTGGCCGAGCACTATGCCGCTTACCCGGAAATCGCCACTTGGCTCAAGGAGCATTGGGAGGCCGAGGAGTTGCAGCATGGCCGCGCCTTGCGTGCCTATGTGGAAACGGTCTGGCCCGATTTTCCATGGCAGCAGGCCTATGACAGCTTTTTTGCCGAGTATTCCAAGATCTGCACCATGGAGGAACTCTATCCCGACCAGCGCCTGGAAATGGTGGCTCGCTGCGTGGTGGAAACCGGCACCACGGCCTACTATCACACGCTGCGTGAACTCAGTGGCGAGCCGGTGCTGAGTCAGTTGCTGGGCAATATCCGCAACGACGAGGTCAGCCACTTCAAGCACTTTCTCAAGTACTTCAAGGAATTGCAGGACGAATCTCCGGTGGGGCGAGCCCGCATTGCCAAGGCCTTGTACGGACGCCTCAAGGAATTGCGCGAGAGCGACTCCGATATTGCTCTGCGCCATGTCTGGGCGCACAAGGGGCGCTATTTCGCCGATAGCGCCACCACGTTTGACGATATGGCCAGGCATATCTATGAGCTCGTGAGCCGTCGCCTGCCCGCCGATCTGGCCGTGCGCATGCTGCTCAAGCCCATGCTGCTGCCGTCCAAGGTGGAAGGGCTGATTCGTACGCCGATCTCAAGAATCGCCACGCACATGATGTCCTACTGA
- the dapE gene encoding succinyl-diaminopimelate desuccinylase has protein sequence MSRTLQLTEQLISLPSVTPEDAGCLELLADALTPMGFACERLDSGPEDFRVRNLWAKRPVAQAASAQAAIKSDRPVLVFAGHTDVVPPGPLKEWSSPPFVPMHRDGKLYGRGASDMKTSIAAFVVAVEEFLQTTPEPAFDIAFLLTSDEEGPSIDGTKIVVETFKKRGERLDWCIVGEPTSVERTGDMIKNGRRGTMSGKLTVNGIQGHIAYPQLARNPIHEALPALTELAATVWDRGNDFFPPTSWQISNIHGGTGASNVIPGHVVVDFNFRFCTESSSESLQKRVHEVLDRHGLEYSLVWTIGGQPFLTTPGILVGAVQAAIKDETGLDTELSTTGGTSDGRFIAQICPEVIELGPPNASIHKIDEHIAVADIEPLKNIYRKTLEQLQRQQTTVTTAA, from the coding sequence ATGTCCCGCACTCTGCAACTGACCGAGCAGCTCATCAGCCTGCCCTCCGTCACCCCTGAAGACGCTGGCTGCCTTGAGCTGCTGGCCGATGCCCTGACCCCCATGGGCTTTGCCTGCGAACGGCTGGACAGCGGTCCGGAAGACTTCCGCGTCCGCAACCTTTGGGCAAAACGCCCTGTAGCCCAGGCTGCATCCGCGCAAGCCGCTATCAAATCCGATAGACCCGTGCTGGTCTTCGCCGGGCATACCGATGTGGTACCGCCCGGCCCGCTCAAGGAGTGGAGCAGCCCGCCTTTTGTGCCCATGCACCGGGACGGCAAGCTCTACGGGCGTGGCGCCAGCGATATGAAAACCTCCATCGCGGCCTTTGTCGTGGCGGTGGAAGAGTTTCTGCAAACCACGCCCGAGCCCGCTTTCGATATTGCCTTTTTGCTGACCAGCGATGAGGAAGGCCCCTCCATCGACGGCACCAAGATCGTGGTCGAAACCTTCAAAAAGCGCGGCGAGCGCCTGGACTGGTGCATCGTGGGCGAGCCCACCTCGGTCGAACGCACGGGCGACATGATCAAGAACGGGCGCCGCGGCACCATGAGCGGCAAGCTCACCGTCAACGGCATACAAGGCCATATTGCCTACCCTCAGCTGGCGCGCAACCCCATTCATGAAGCCCTGCCCGCACTGACCGAGCTGGCGGCCACCGTCTGGGATCGCGGCAATGACTTTTTCCCCCCCACCAGCTGGCAGATCAGCAATATCCACGGCGGCACGGGAGCAAGCAATGTCATCCCCGGCCATGTGGTGGTCGACTTCAACTTCCGTTTCTGCACCGAATCCAGCTCGGAGTCGCTGCAAAAGCGCGTGCACGAGGTGCTGGACCGTCACGGCCTCGAATACTCACTGGTCTGGACCATTGGCGGCCAACCCTTTCTGACCACACCTGGCATTCTGGTCGGCGCGGTGCAGGCCGCCATCAAGGACGAAACCGGACTCGATACCGAACTGTCCACCACGGGCGGCACCAGCGACGGCCGTTTCATCGCCCAGATCTGCCCCGAGGTGATAGAGCTCGGCCCGCCCAACGCCAGCATCCACAAGATCGACGAACACATCGCCGTGGCCGATATCGAGCCTTTGAAAAACATTTACCGCAAGACGCTGGAGCAACTCCAGCGCCAGCAAACGACAGTCACGACTGCAGCATGA
- a CDS encoding LysR family transcriptional regulator — MDLRALRYFITVLEAGSLSRAAHSLYVAQPALTAQIKKLEAELGAQLLERTHAGVTATPAGTQLYEDARRLLSDADAMCERIQRLPMGPEGSVSIAMPFLLTGLLMGPVIASLRQSHPRIRVFVLDDSSLMVQKAMLERRADLGILVDTASLQDLQVQPLATEPIYFCGHDAQGEVAPLLYQGSTEEKTPCLDFSHATAQPLVLQSRRFSIRQTVEQAASDLQLSLNIVHEHDSARVIRSLYQCGAGFTFTPSCSLAESPQPQAAHSQWIVARVCQPDLQRHYHLARQPGRSQDAAVNVVQHALLEHAQTLIAQGHWQAQWLYQAP; from the coding sequence ATGGATTTACGCGCTCTTCGCTATTTCATCACAGTGCTGGAGGCAGGCTCGCTCTCGCGCGCCGCACACTCGCTGTATGTGGCCCAGCCTGCGCTGACGGCGCAGATCAAGAAGCTCGAAGCCGAGCTGGGCGCGCAATTGCTGGAGCGCACCCATGCCGGCGTCACGGCCACGCCCGCAGGCACCCAGCTCTACGAGGATGCACGCCGCCTGCTCTCCGATGCCGATGCCATGTGCGAGCGCATACAGCGTCTGCCCATGGGGCCCGAAGGTTCGGTCAGCATTGCCATGCCGTTTTTGCTGACCGGCTTGCTCATGGGCCCGGTGATCGCCAGCCTGCGCCAAAGCCACCCGCGCATACGCGTGTTTGTGCTCGATGACTCCAGCCTGATGGTGCAAAAAGCCATGCTGGAGCGCCGGGCTGACCTGGGCATTCTGGTCGATACCGCCAGCCTGCAAGATCTGCAGGTACAGCCTTTGGCCACCGAGCCCATTTATTTCTGCGGCCATGACGCACAGGGCGAGGTCGCCCCCCTGCTCTACCAAGGCAGTACGGAGGAAAAAACGCCCTGCCTGGACTTTTCCCATGCCACGGCCCAGCCCCTGGTGCTGCAATCACGGCGCTTTTCCATACGCCAGACTGTGGAGCAGGCCGCCAGCGATCTGCAACTGAGCCTGAACATCGTGCATGAGCATGACTCGGCCCGGGTCATACGCTCGCTCTATCAGTGCGGCGCAGGCTTTACCTTTACGCCCTCCTGCTCTCTGGCCGAAAGTCCGCAGCCACAGGCCGCGCATTCGCAGTGGATCGTGGCCCGGGTCTGCCAGCCCGATCTGCAGCGTCACTACCACCTGGCACGCCAACCTGGGCGCAGCCAGGATGCCGCCGTGAATGTGGTTCAACACGCTTTGCTTGAACATGCCCAGACTCTGATTGCCCAAGGTCACTGGCAAGCGCAGTGGCTCTACCAAGCACCATGA
- the dapC gene encoding succinyldiaminopimelate transaminase translates to MNPLLSRLQPYPFERLRQLFAGVQPPAGVRPISLGIGEPRHATPSFIENALSAELQGLSVYPATAGLPALREACAQWANQRYGIELDAATQVLPVNGSREALFAFTQVVVDNTRAGARVICPNPFYQIYEGATLLAGATPYYAASDASRNFAVNWDAVPEDVWQNTQMIFVCSPGNPTGAVMPLPEWEKLFALSDKHGFVIASDECYSEIYFQEEAPLGGLEAAKKLGRHDFKNLVMFTSLSKRSNVPGLRSGFVAGDAALLKSFLLYRTYHGGAMSPVVQTASIAAWGDEAHVVENRRLYREKFAQVTPVLSQVMDVKLPDASFYLWAGIPPQLQMDDAQFAKELYAHTGVTVLPGSYLAREAQGFNPGVNRVRMALVAETAECLEAAQRIAQFIESRTR, encoded by the coding sequence ATGAACCCCCTGCTTTCGCGCCTTCAGCCTTATCCGTTTGAACGTCTTCGCCAGCTGTTCGCCGGCGTGCAGCCCCCGGCCGGGGTACGTCCTATCAGCCTCGGCATCGGCGAGCCACGCCATGCCACGCCCTCATTCATTGAAAACGCCTTGAGCGCCGAGCTGCAGGGCCTGTCGGTCTACCCCGCCACCGCCGGTCTGCCTGCGCTGCGCGAAGCCTGTGCTCAATGGGCCAACCAGCGCTATGGCATAGAACTGGATGCAGCCACCCAGGTACTACCCGTCAACGGCTCGCGTGAAGCCCTGTTTGCCTTCACTCAGGTGGTGGTTGACAACACCAGGGCTGGTGCCCGTGTCATCTGTCCCAATCCCTTCTACCAGATCTACGAAGGCGCGACCCTGCTGGCCGGTGCCACGCCCTATTACGCGGCCAGCGATGCCTCGCGCAACTTTGCCGTGAACTGGGATGCCGTACCCGAAGACGTGTGGCAGAACACACAGATGATTTTTGTCTGCTCACCGGGCAACCCCACGGGCGCCGTGATGCCACTGCCCGAATGGGAAAAGCTGTTTGCCCTATCCGACAAGCATGGCTTTGTGATTGCCAGCGACGAGTGCTACAGCGAGATCTACTTCCAGGAAGAAGCTCCGCTAGGCGGCCTGGAAGCGGCCAAGAAGCTGGGCCGCCATGACTTCAAGAATCTGGTGATGTTCACCAGCCTGTCCAAGCGCAGCAATGTGCCCGGTCTGCGCAGCGGCTTTGTGGCAGGCGACGCGGCCTTGCTCAAATCCTTCCTGCTCTACCGCACCTACCACGGCGGCGCCATGAGCCCCGTGGTGCAGACCGCATCGATTGCTGCCTGGGGCGATGAAGCCCATGTGGTCGAGAACCGCCGCCTGTACCGCGAAAAATTTGCGCAGGTTACGCCTGTGCTCTCCCAGGTCATGGACGTCAAGCTGCCCGATGCCAGCTTCTACCTGTGGGCTGGAATTCCCCCACAATTGCAGATGGATGACGCGCAGTTCGCCAAAGAGCTGTATGCTCATACAGGTGTTACCGTGCTGCCCGGCAGCTATCTGGCGCGTGAGGCTCAAGGCTTTAACCCTGGGGTCAACCGCGTGCGCATGGCGCTGGTGGCCGAAACCGCAGAATGCCTGGAGGCTGCGCAACGTATCGCCCAGTTCATCGAGTCGCGCACCCGCTGA